In Pedobacter sp. W3I1, one DNA window encodes the following:
- a CDS encoding DPP IV N-terminal domain-containing protein, giving the protein MNKLYKLLLCAQFLSLTVAAQNKTFTLTENIQPQPKANYQLASRFSPNKLKKMVYSTAVDPHWLKLSNRFWYTFESPKGKFWYLVDPASKNKKLMFDNAKLAADITLIVRDPFDAEHLPLENLKFAADEKSISFEIKSSVDELKKDRKDKKAADSMQKKIFSFKYELASAKLTEVPNFSKPKPKPSWGSVAPDSSAIIFSRNYNLYWMDKENYKKAVKNEDDSTIVEHQLTKDGVKFYSYGSDGDGENNVENEKNNKKRRGAYVLWSPNSKYFVLDRTDSRKVKDLWVINSVTPGRPTLETYKYQMPGEAEAPQDEVLLFDFATKSYKKLSVAAFKDQSVSVWSKPSLNKDRDNEFRPSIWLGNDSRFYFSRTSRDLKRIDIGTVDIATGKVTPLIDERFNTYVEVNRPGLVNDGKELIHWSERDGWAHFYLFDENGKLKNQITKGAFHCESIVNIDEKKRILYFTANGREGKEDPYYLHLYSISFDGSNLKLLNAGDFDHVANMNDNNSFFVDNYSRVNTAPKATLYDGTGKKVMDLETTDLSLLMTAGYKFPEPFKVKADDGITDLYGVMYKPFDFDPNKKYPVIEYVYPGPQTEAVNKAFSKSMDRTERLAQFGYIVITVGNRGGNPSRSKWYHTYGYGNLRDYGLADKKTAIEQLAAKYAYIDESKVGITGHSGGGFMSTAAMLVYPDFFKAAVSNAGNHDNSIYNRWWSEKHHGVKETISLKGDTSFKYSIDKNPDLAKNLKGHLLLMHGDVDNNVHLANSIRVANALMKAGKRFDFLIIPGQRHGFGDMTEYAFWKLADHFNKYLIGDFSEPSDVDLVEMDRDIEQNGK; this is encoded by the coding sequence ATGAATAAACTTTACAAACTCCTGCTGTGCGCGCAGTTTTTATCCTTAACTGTAGCCGCACAAAACAAAACATTTACTTTAACCGAAAATATTCAGCCTCAGCCTAAAGCAAACTATCAGCTTGCATCGCGTTTTTCGCCAAATAAGTTGAAAAAAATGGTTTATTCTACTGCTGTGGATCCGCATTGGTTAAAATTGAGTAATCGTTTCTGGTACACTTTCGAAAGTCCAAAAGGAAAATTCTGGTATCTGGTAGATCCTGCATCAAAAAACAAGAAACTAATGTTTGATAATGCAAAACTGGCAGCAGATATTACTCTAATTGTTCGAGATCCATTCGATGCCGAACATTTACCGCTCGAAAACTTAAAATTTGCTGCCGACGAAAAAAGTATTTCTTTCGAAATCAAAAGCAGTGTGGATGAGCTTAAAAAGGATAGAAAAGATAAAAAAGCTGCAGATTCGATGCAGAAGAAAATATTTTCTTTCAAATATGAGCTGGCCAGTGCAAAATTAACAGAGGTGCCAAACTTCAGTAAGCCAAAACCAAAACCATCATGGGGATCAGTAGCACCTGATTCGTCGGCAATTATCTTCTCCCGTAACTACAACCTGTATTGGATGGATAAAGAGAACTACAAAAAAGCGGTGAAAAATGAAGATGATAGCACTATTGTTGAGCATCAACTCACTAAAGATGGGGTTAAATTCTATTCTTACGGAAGTGATGGCGATGGCGAGAACAACGTAGAGAACGAAAAAAACAATAAAAAACGCCGTGGTGCTTATGTGCTCTGGTCGCCAAATTCGAAATATTTTGTATTGGACAGAACCGATTCGCGTAAGGTTAAAGATCTTTGGGTAATTAATAGCGTTACACCTGGTCGCCCGACTTTAGAAACCTATAAATATCAAATGCCTGGAGAGGCCGAAGCTCCGCAAGATGAAGTTTTGTTATTTGATTTTGCTACAAAATCTTATAAAAAATTGAGTGTTGCCGCTTTTAAAGATCAAAGTGTTTCCGTTTGGAGCAAACCATCTTTAAATAAAGACCGCGATAACGAATTTCGCCCTTCGATTTGGTTGGGAAACGATAGTAGATTTTATTTTTCGCGCACCAGTCGCGATTTAAAGCGTATTGATATAGGTACGGTTGATATTGCCACCGGAAAAGTAACGCCTTTAATCGACGAACGCTTTAATACTTATGTTGAAGTTAACCGCCCGGGTTTGGTAAATGATGGTAAAGAATTAATTCATTGGAGTGAGCGCGATGGTTGGGCACATTTTTATCTTTTTGACGAAAATGGAAAACTAAAAAACCAGATTACCAAAGGAGCTTTCCACTGCGAGAGTATCGTGAATATAGATGAGAAAAAACGGATCCTTTATTTTACGGCAAATGGCAGGGAAGGTAAGGAAGATCCTTATTATCTACACCTGTACAGCATCAGTTTTGATGGTTCGAACCTAAAATTGTTAAATGCCGGAGATTTTGACCATGTGGCGAACATGAATGATAACAATAGCTTCTTTGTAGATAATTATTCGAGGGTAAATACGGCACCAAAAGCTACGCTTTATGATGGAACAGGCAAAAAAGTAATGGATCTTGAGACGACAGATCTTTCATTGCTAATGACAGCGGGTTACAAATTCCCTGAACCTTTCAAAGTAAAGGCAGATGATGGAATAACTGATCTGTATGGCGTAATGTATAAACCTTTCGATTTCGATCCAAATAAAAAATATCCGGTTATCGAATATGTTTATCCAGGACCACAAACGGAAGCGGTAAACAAAGCTTTTAGCAAAAGTATGGATCGTACCGAACGTTTGGCGCAATTTGGTTATATCGTAATTACAGTAGGTAACCGTGGTGGAAATCCTTCACGTTCTAAATGGTACCATACTTACGGTTATGGTAATTTGCGCGATTACGGTTTAGCAGATAAGAAAACAGCCATTGAGCAATTGGCAGCTAAATATGCTTACATCGACGAATCTAAAGTGGGTATTACAGGCCATTCCGGAGGCGGATTTATGTCAACAGCTGCTATGTTGGTTTATCCGGATTTCTTTAAAGCTGCGGTTTCGAACGCAGGTAACCACGATAACAGCATTTATAACCGCTGGTGGAGCGAAAAACATCATGGTGTAAAAGAAACGATTTCGTTAAAAGGTGATACTTCATTTAAATACAGCATCGATAAAAATCCTGATCTGGCCAAAAATCTTAAAGGGCATTTGTTATTGATGCACGGTGATGTAGATAATAATGTGCATCTAGCAAACTCTATCCGCGTGGCCAATGCACTAATGAAAGCAGGTAAACGTTTCGATTTCTTGATTATCCCTGGGCAGCGCCATGGTTTTGGAGATATGACAGAGTATGCTTTCTGGAAACTGGCTGATCATTTTAATAAATATTTAATCGGTGATTTTTCTGAACCAAGTGATGTTGATTTAGTAGAAATGGACCGTGATATCGAGCAGAACGGAAAATAG
- a CDS encoding PepSY-like domain-containing protein, whose protein sequence is MNYKSTILAAFLLVGGMASSSAQDINQKDVPSVIKTAFNKAYPKASDVDWEKKGANYEVDFNLGRVDHKATYTASGKTVSSEKDIPNSQLPAVIAKNIKAKYPKGRIDDVDWINTGGKIIYKIDIEGTPDVNVWYDASGKFIKEVAD, encoded by the coding sequence ATGAATTACAAAAGCACAATTTTGGCAGCATTTCTCCTGGTAGGAGGGATGGCCAGTAGCAGCGCTCAAGATATAAATCAAAAAGATGTTCCATCAGTTATTAAAACGGCATTTAATAAAGCTTATCCGAAAGCATCAGATGTAGATTGGGAAAAGAAGGGAGCTAACTATGAAGTCGATTTTAATTTAGGAAGGGTAGATCATAAAGCTACCTATACAGCTTCAGGCAAAACGGTTTCTTCCGAAAAAGATATTCCAAATTCCCAGCTTCCGGCAGTAATAGCTAAAAATATTAAAGCGAAATATCCAAAAGGCAGGATTGATGATGTAGATTGGATTAACACCGGCGGAAAAATTATTTATAAAATCGATATTGAAGGTACGCCCGATGTAAATGTTTGGTATGATGCCAGTGGTAAGTTTATCAAAGAGGTAGCCGATTAA
- a CDS encoding M57 family metalloprotease: MKTTKFLSIAAVCLLLTNLYSCKSNNTENAVENKTDISADKLSQIKSLGFSTDNIRKIDEGYLVEGDILLTDDNLAEPSTGANLNIAETEQYRTTNLVKSLPRVITVSVTNLPQVYSDAVNTMISRYNSLGLRITFQRASAGTTGNINVVGFNEGPSGGFITLGSAGFPTSSGQPFNQIRMNTNAAAYGTNPNLLYLASVIQHEVGHCIGFRHTDYMNRAFSCGASGAGNEGASNVGAVRIPGTPSAPDAASFMLACSNGGNRTFNANDVIAVNYLYK; encoded by the coding sequence ATGAAAACAACAAAATTTTTATCGATTGCTGCAGTGTGTCTTCTACTCACGAACTTATACTCTTGTAAGAGTAATAATACAGAAAATGCAGTAGAAAATAAAACTGATATTTCGGCAGACAAATTATCACAGATCAAATCTCTAGGCTTTAGCACCGATAATATCCGTAAGATAGATGAAGGCTACTTGGTAGAAGGAGATATTCTTTTAACCGACGACAATTTAGCTGAACCTTCTACAGGTGCAAATTTAAACATTGCCGAAACTGAACAGTACCGAACCACAAACCTGGTTAAATCTTTACCACGTGTAATTACTGTGTCGGTAACCAATTTGCCTCAGGTATATAGCGATGCTGTAAACACCATGATATCGAGATATAACTCATTGGGTTTACGTATCACTTTCCAGAGGGCAAGTGCCGGAACAACCGGAAACATTAACGTTGTAGGCTTTAACGAAGGTCCGAGTGGCGGCTTTATTACCTTAGGTTCTGCGGGTTTTCCTACTTCTTCAGGCCAACCTTTTAACCAGATCAGAATGAATACCAATGCAGCAGCCTATGGTACCAATCCTAATTTATTGTATCTGGCTTCTGTGATCCAGCACGAAGTTGGCCATTGCATCGGTTTCCGTCATACCGATTACATGAATCGTGCCTTTAGCTGTGGTGCCAGTGGCGCAGGCAACGAAGGTGCATCGAACGTTGGTGCGGTTAGAATACCGGGAACCCCTTCTGCTCCTGATGCAGCTTCATTTATGTTAGCTTGTTCTAATGGTGGTAACCGCACATTCAATGCAAATGACGTCATTGCCGTAAATTACCTTTACAAATAA
- a CDS encoding S8 family serine peptidase has translation MKPKKKLSGDYFIVEKSSVNNLSNSIVSQEQANGLWKVSDRLMKVLSKSNKKNDSILVRLAFKNINVLPKAVTSLKIKSTDHVNNICTVNLSPTDLMLLLEHNDILYADVLPIAKEEVVVNGMDLGLNQISNAHNLFPGIDGTGINVSFKEGMYDAADLDLLGKTLPGATIGKTPTTHATIMATLALGNGNSFIRGLGAAPKAKLAYSDFSNLMPDPATDLNKLQIKVQNHSYGTDIDNDYGMEAAAYDKQIFETDTLIHVFSAGNKGTTTPSVGFYQGMTARANLTGNFKQAKNLLVIGGINRGNISENLSSKGPAYDGRVKPELVALGEDGTSGSAAITSGSITLLEQFYQQKYKKAPSASLIRATVINSADDLGTPQVDFVYGYGKLNVAQSLKTLDENRVSLYEVAKNQDLLIPLTIPSNVAEVKLTITWNDPPAVVNAAQSLVNGLDLSLENPAGNLTLPWVLSSFPHLDSLSKPSVRKADMINNIQQITLDSPPAGAYNVHVNGNRIIQGNNQRFALAYRYTFKNAFSFISPEKNEYFFANEDNYIRWENTYTSKTGNLSVSYDEGVTWKSIASGIDLSKGFYNWAAPDQFSKAMIRMVVEGDTIWSQSFVISSPRTLNVGYVCKDGIVLNWNPQSGAKDYTLYNIVDNILAPVLTLTDTITKIDINKVSSKYFAVAANGAGFTGVKSYTIDYTQQGIACYVKSLFASVADDNRIRVDLRIGSTLDLKNIIWEKQTGVNTFTALQQTKPVENQLDYTIFDDKPKTGIQFYRVTFETANGQVQSDLVSVVFLKENEFSFFPNPVADYLTILSGSFEDYSLSIFNILGQKVFEEKATSSNKFALNALSTGVYVGVINKNGQQLKKFKLIKK, from the coding sequence TTGAAGCCCAAAAAGAAGCTTTCAGGAGATTATTTTATTGTTGAAAAATCTTCTGTTAATAACCTTTCCAACAGTATAGTTTCTCAGGAACAAGCCAACGGACTTTGGAAGGTTAGTGATAGATTGATGAAAGTACTAAGTAAAAGCAATAAAAAGAATGATTCTATCCTGGTTCGGCTCGCTTTCAAAAATATAAATGTATTGCCAAAGGCTGTTACAAGCTTAAAGATAAAATCAACGGATCATGTGAATAACATTTGTACCGTTAACCTGTCGCCAACCGATTTAATGTTGTTGTTGGAGCATAATGATATTTTATACGCCGATGTTTTACCGATAGCTAAAGAGGAAGTGGTGGTTAATGGAATGGATCTGGGTTTAAACCAAATTTCTAATGCACATAATCTTTTTCCAGGGATTGATGGCACAGGGATAAATGTTTCTTTTAAAGAAGGAATGTATGATGCAGCCGATCTTGATTTGTTAGGAAAAACACTTCCGGGAGCTACTATTGGTAAAACACCAACTACTCATGCCACTATTATGGCTACTTTAGCCTTAGGAAATGGTAATTCTTTTATCCGCGGTTTGGGCGCGGCACCTAAGGCCAAACTTGCCTATTCCGATTTCAGTAATTTAATGCCCGACCCGGCTACCGATTTAAACAAACTCCAGATTAAAGTTCAAAATCATTCGTACGGTACCGATATAGATAATGATTATGGAATGGAGGCTGCTGCCTACGATAAACAGATTTTTGAAACCGATACACTGATTCATGTTTTTTCTGCCGGGAACAAAGGAACAACCACACCTTCTGTAGGATTTTATCAAGGCATGACTGCTCGTGCTAATTTAACCGGCAATTTTAAACAGGCTAAAAATTTGTTGGTAATAGGTGGGATCAACAGAGGAAATATTTCTGAAAACCTGAGTAGCAAAGGCCCTGCCTACGATGGTCGTGTAAAACCTGAACTTGTTGCCCTTGGCGAAGATGGAACATCCGGATCTGCAGCAATTACCAGCGGATCTATTACTTTGCTCGAACAATTTTACCAGCAGAAATATAAAAAAGCACCTTCTGCATCACTGATCAGGGCAACAGTAATTAATTCGGCCGATGACTTAGGTACACCGCAGGTTGATTTTGTGTACGGATATGGAAAACTCAATGTTGCCCAATCGTTAAAAACTTTAGATGAAAACAGAGTGTCTTTATATGAAGTGGCTAAAAATCAGGATTTGCTTATTCCTTTAACTATTCCATCTAATGTAGCCGAAGTTAAACTTACCATTACCTGGAACGATCCTCCCGCTGTGGTAAATGCAGCGCAAAGTTTGGTTAATGGATTGGATTTAAGTCTCGAAAATCCTGCGGGAAATTTAACGCTTCCGTGGGTGTTAAGCAGTTTTCCGCATTTAGATTCCCTCTCAAAGCCTTCGGTGCGTAAGGCAGACATGATCAATAACATTCAGCAGATTACGCTCGACAGCCCTCCAGCTGGTGCTTACAATGTTCATGTTAACGGTAACAGGATCATACAAGGCAATAACCAGCGTTTTGCGTTGGCTTATCGTTATACATTTAAAAACGCTTTTTCCTTCATCAGTCCTGAAAAAAATGAATACTTTTTTGCCAATGAAGATAATTACATCCGGTGGGAGAATACTTATACCAGCAAAACGGGAAACTTATCGGTGAGCTATGACGAGGGTGTTACATGGAAATCAATAGCTTCTGGAATCGATTTAAGCAAAGGTTTTTATAATTGGGCAGCACCCGATCAATTTTCGAAAGCAATGATCAGGATGGTGGTTGAAGGCGATACCATATGGAGTCAATCTTTTGTGATTTCTAGTCCGCGGACCTTAAATGTTGGCTATGTATGTAAGGATGGCATTGTGCTAAACTGGAATCCACAATCAGGTGCTAAAGATTATACACTCTATAATATTGTAGATAACATACTTGCTCCTGTGTTAACCCTTACCGATACCATTACAAAAATTGATATCAATAAAGTTTCTAGTAAATACTTTGCCGTAGCAGCTAATGGTGCAGGTTTTACAGGCGTAAAAAGTTATACCATCGATTATACACAACAGGGGATTGCCTGTTACGTAAAGAGTTTATTTGCATCAGTGGCTGATGATAACCGGATAAGGGTTGATCTCAGGATTGGAAGCACCTTGGATTTAAAGAATATCATCTGGGAAAAACAAACCGGGGTTAATACTTTCACGGCTTTACAGCAAACTAAACCTGTTGAGAATCAGCTCGATTATACCATTTTTGATGATAAACCAAAAACTGGAATCCAGTTTTACCGCGTTACTTTCGAAACGGCCAACGGCCAGGTGCAGAGCGATCTGGTATCGGTAGTGTTCCTAAAGGAGAATGAATTTTCTTTTTTTCCAAATCCAGTAGCCGATTATTTAACCATTCTGAGCGGATCATTTGAAGATTATAGCCTATCTATCTTTAACATATTAGGGCAGAAGGTTTTTGAAGAAAAAGCAACAAGTTCGAATAAGTTTGCCCTTAATGCACTATCAACAGGCGTATATGTAGGGGTAATCAATAAGAACGGGCAGCAATTGAAGAAATTTAAGTTGATTAAGAAATAA
- a CDS encoding M28 family metallopeptidase has product MKKLLLLSSCALLFFGSCKQGAKSTEDGADSLAIKAINDFSLTQYLSVIAADSLEGRKPFTSGETKTINYLKAQFEKLGLQPGNGDSFFQEVPMVEIKSVPEDKMVLKGKTTSLTLNYLSDFVAGTRRVQDEVSIANSPLVFAGYGIVAPEYGWNDYANLDVKGKTVVVLINDPGFADSTLFKGKNMTYYGRWTYKFEEAARQGATGIIIVHDTEPAAYPWTVVRSGWSKSKLTLQSEDNGMSRTVVEGWITLDKAKQLFAMDGKSFDQLALTARKKGFKAVDLGITTSLKVKNTIKKSVTYNVLAKIPGDKRKDEAIIYSAHWDHLGVGEKIQGDSIYNGAVDNATGVAALFEIASAFKKLPKAPGRTILFISYTAEEQGLLGSEYYAKHPTFPLAKTVANINMDMMGIAGKTKDIVVYGFGQSELEDYAAGAAKKQGRVIVPDPVPSSGLYYRSDHFNLAKVGVPSLFTGSGVDNIKNGRAWGLKQVADFTKFRYHSPQDNFDAKTWDLSGIVEDVRMLFDMGYRISNEDSYPKWKDGSEFKAIREKK; this is encoded by the coding sequence ATGAAAAAACTCTTATTACTTTCCAGTTGCGCACTCCTGTTCTTTGGTTCCTGTAAACAAGGTGCAAAAAGTACCGAAGATGGTGCCGATTCTTTAGCCATAAAAGCCATTAATGATTTTAGTTTAACCCAATATCTATCAGTAATTGCGGCTGATAGTTTAGAAGGGCGAAAACCTTTTACCAGTGGAGAAACCAAAACCATTAATTATTTAAAAGCGCAGTTTGAAAAACTGGGTCTGCAGCCTGGCAATGGAGATAGTTTCTTCCAGGAGGTTCCTATGGTCGAGATTAAATCTGTACCTGAAGATAAAATGGTGCTCAAAGGAAAAACAACGTCTTTAACCTTAAATTATTTATCCGATTTTGTGGCTGGCACCCGCCGTGTGCAAGATGAAGTAAGCATTGCTAACTCACCACTGGTTTTTGCGGGTTATGGCATCGTTGCACCCGAGTATGGCTGGAACGATTATGCAAATCTTGATGTGAAGGGAAAAACGGTGGTGGTGTTGATCAATGATCCGGGCTTTGCCGATTCTACTTTGTTTAAAGGCAAAAATATGACTTATTACGGTAGATGGACCTATAAGTTTGAAGAGGCTGCAAGGCAGGGTGCTACGGGGATCATCATTGTTCACGATACTGAACCGGCAGCTTACCCCTGGACAGTTGTTCGAAGCGGTTGGTCGAAATCTAAACTTACCCTGCAAAGCGAAGACAATGGAATGAGCAGGACTGTAGTAGAAGGCTGGATTACTTTAGATAAGGCGAAACAACTATTTGCAATGGATGGGAAATCATTCGATCAATTGGCTCTTACCGCCCGGAAAAAAGGTTTTAAGGCTGTCGATTTAGGCATTACTACTTCTTTAAAAGTTAAAAATACCATCAAGAAATCGGTTACTTATAATGTTCTGGCTAAAATACCAGGCGATAAGCGTAAAGATGAAGCTATTATTTATTCAGCACATTGGGATCATTTAGGTGTGGGAGAAAAAATACAAGGCGATTCTATTTACAACGGAGCAGTTGATAATGCAACCGGCGTAGCTGCTTTATTCGAAATTGCTTCGGCCTTTAAAAAGTTACCTAAAGCTCCCGGAAGAACCATTTTATTTATTTCTTATACTGCTGAAGAGCAGGGCCTGTTGGGTTCTGAGTATTATGCCAAACACCCAACTTTTCCTTTGGCTAAAACAGTCGCCAATATCAATATGGATATGATGGGCATAGCAGGTAAAACCAAAGATATTGTGGTGTATGGCTTTGGTCAGTCAGAATTGGAAGATTATGCTGCAGGGGCGGCTAAAAAGCAGGGGAGGGTAATTGTTCCGGATCCTGTTCCATCATCAGGCTTGTACTATCGCTCAGATCATTTTAATCTGGCCAAAGTTGGTGTGCCATCATTGTTTACAGGTTCTGGCGTAGATAATATCAAAAACGGCAGAGCATGGGGATTAAAGCAGGTAGCCGATTTTACCAAATTCCGTTACCATTCGCCACAGGATAATTTCGATGCCAAAACATGGGATTTATCAGGCATTGTAGAAGACGTAAGAATGCTGTTTGATATGGGTTACCGAATTAGTAACGAAGATTCCTATCCAAAATGGAAAGATGGGTCTGAATTTAAAGCCATTAGAGAAAAGAAGTAA
- a CDS encoding outer membrane beta-barrel protein, whose translation MKKLLLSLVAVAGLVYGAQAQTEKGNFMLGGNVGVNSTKADGAPKADFSFSVLPSVGYFISNNFAIGTGVGYEYDKEVSKKTQNGAFKVAPFGRYYVGLSDQFKFFGQLSVPLAFGELKATDANGDNAVKLGTTTKIGVELAPGFAFFPTKRIGIELSVKGLSYENYTLKEETTGAKLKTNTFGLNADTFAPRLGVQFYF comes from the coding sequence ATGAAAAAACTATTATTATCTTTAGTAGCAGTAGCAGGTTTAGTTTATGGTGCACAAGCACAAACTGAAAAAGGAAATTTTATGTTAGGTGGTAACGTAGGTGTAAACTCTACAAAAGCAGATGGCGCCCCAAAAGCAGATTTCAGCTTTAGCGTATTACCAAGTGTTGGTTATTTTATCAGCAACAATTTTGCAATCGGTACGGGTGTTGGTTACGAATACGATAAAGAAGTAAGCAAGAAAACTCAGAATGGTGCTTTTAAAGTTGCTCCTTTCGGGCGTTACTATGTTGGTTTATCTGATCAATTCAAATTCTTCGGACAATTGTCTGTTCCATTGGCTTTCGGTGAATTAAAAGCAACTGATGCTAACGGCGATAACGCAGTTAAATTGGGTACTACTACTAAAATCGGTGTAGAACTTGCTCCAGGATTTGCATTTTTCCCAACAAAAAGAATCGGCATCGAACTTTCGGTTAAAGGTTTAAGTTATGAAAACTATACTTTAAAAGAAGAAACCACAGGTGCTAAATTAAAAACAAACACTTTTGGTTTAAACGCTGATACTTTCGCACCAAGATTAGGTGTACAGTTCTACTTTTAA
- a CDS encoding NADPH-dependent FMN reductase encodes MEKNRKIVGLCGSLRKGSYNAMLLKVAGSLIPEGIHFETVTFDDIPVYNADHDLPEVEERPASVVKFRNALATADAFIIASPEYNYSIPGGLKNAIDWASRGKDSPLMHKPVAIMGATQGMWGTVRMQTAFLPVFTFLNMNPVLQPEVLVAQAQNKFDADGNLTDEKTINIIKKKIENLISACKV; translated from the coding sequence ATGGAAAAAAACAGAAAAATTGTTGGCCTATGCGGAAGTTTAAGAAAAGGCTCATATAATGCCATGTTACTTAAAGTTGCAGGCAGTTTAATTCCCGAAGGTATCCACTTCGAAACAGTGACTTTTGATGATATCCCTGTTTATAATGCAGATCATGATTTACCTGAAGTTGAAGAGCGACCAGCAAGCGTGGTGAAATTTAGAAACGCCCTCGCTACTGCAGATGCTTTTATCATTGCTTCTCCTGAATATAATTATTCTATTCCTGGTGGTTTAAAAAATGCTATCGATTGGGCAAGCCGTGGAAAAGATTCGCCCTTAATGCATAAACCAGTTGCCATAATGGGCGCAACACAGGGCATGTGGGGAACAGTTAGAATGCAAACCGCATTTTTACCCGTTTTTACATTTCTGAACATGAATCCTGTTTTACAACCAGAAGTTTTAGTTGCCCAGGCTCAAAATAAATTTGATGCGGATGGGAATTTAACAGATGAAAAGACCATTAACATTATCAAAAAGAAAATAGAAAATTTAATTTCTGCTTGTAAAGTTTAA
- a CDS encoding MFS transporter, whose protein sequence is MTENTTTTSIIEKTVFPILFALSFSHLLNDTIQSLIPAIYPIIKTSYHLSFSQIGLITLTFQLAASLLQPFVGLYTDKKPQPYSLAVGMGFTLIGLISLSQSTHFYTILISVCFIGIGSSIFHPEASRMAHAASGGKRGLAQSVFQLGGNAGSSLGPLLAAWIIVPYGQFSVIWFSVIALLAIIILTYVGNWYRGFMLSRSKKINIQTVVNQFSRGKVIFSVCILLLLIFSKYFYMASLTNYFTFYLIDKFHVSVQTSQIYLFVFLFSVAAGTLLGGPIGDKIGRKYVIWASILGTAPFALLLPHANLFWVGVLIVPIGMILASAFSAILVYAQELIPGKVGLVAGLFFGFAFGMGGIGSALLGKLADSTSIEYVFNVCAFLPLIGLLTGFLPNIETKKK, encoded by the coding sequence ATGACTGAGAATACGACTACCACATCAATTATTGAAAAAACTGTTTTTCCGATACTTTTCGCTTTAAGCTTTTCGCACCTGCTTAATGATACCATACAATCATTAATTCCCGCAATTTATCCCATTATCAAAACCAGTTATCATTTAAGTTTCTCGCAAATTGGGCTCATTACATTAACCTTTCAGTTAGCCGCATCATTGTTACAGCCTTTTGTAGGTTTATATACTGATAAAAAGCCTCAGCCATATTCGTTGGCAGTCGGGATGGGGTTTACGCTGATCGGTTTAATCTCGCTTTCACAATCTACCCACTTTTACACTATATTAATTTCAGTTTGTTTTATCGGCATAGGTTCTTCCATCTTTCACCCGGAAGCCTCGAGGATGGCGCACGCCGCCTCTGGAGGAAAGAGGGGATTGGCACAATCTGTTTTTCAGCTAGGCGGTAATGCAGGGAGCTCATTAGGTCCGTTATTGGCTGCCTGGATTATTGTACCATACGGGCAGTTCAGCGTAATCTGGTTTTCGGTAATTGCACTTTTGGCTATTATTATTTTAACCTATGTGGGCAATTGGTACAGGGGATTTATGCTTTCGAGAAGTAAAAAGATTAATATCCAAACCGTTGTTAATCAATTTTCGAGAGGGAAGGTAATCTTCTCGGTGTGTATTCTACTGTTGCTGATCTTTTCCAAATACTTTTATATGGCGAGTTTAACCAATTATTTCACCTTTTATCTGATCGATAAATTCCATGTATCTGTACAAACTTCGCAAATTTATTTATTTGTGTTTTTATTTTCGGTAGCAGCCGGAACCTTATTAGGCGGACCAATTGGCGATAAAATTGGCCGGAAATATGTAATCTGGGCATCGATATTGGGCACTGCTCCCTTTGCATTATTACTACCACATGCAAACTTGTTTTGGGTGGGCGTGTTAATTGTTCCTATCGGGATGATCCTGGCTTCAGCATTCTCGGCAATTCTGGTTTATGCACAGGAGCTGATTCCTGGTAAAGTAGGTTTAGTTGCAGGTTTATTTTTCGGTTTCGCCTTTGGTATGGGCGGCATCGGATCGGCTTTGTTGGGGAAACTAGCTGATTCTACCAGTATTGAATATGTATTTAATGTTTGTGCGTTTTTGCCTTTAATCGGGTTGTTAACAGGATTCTTACCGAATATTGAAACGAAAAAGAAATAA